A single Flavobacterium sp. 1 DNA region contains:
- a CDS encoding TlpA disulfide reductase family protein yields the protein MKKIALLIIAFVTFSCTQAQKVQKTKFSEKALSETLLTSDGNQIKFQDILKAQKGKTTVIEVWASWCGDCVKAMPKLKELQSSNPNVSYVFLSMDKTADKWKQGIEKHELKGLHFMANDGMKGAFGTAIDLDWIPRYIIIDKTGKIGVYRAIETDFAQINETLKKLQ from the coding sequence ATGAAAAAAATTGCTCTTTTAATTATTGCTTTTGTAACTTTTTCCTGCACTCAAGCACAAAAAGTTCAGAAAACAAAATTTTCTGAAAAAGCACTTTCTGAAACCTTATTAACTTCAGACGGAAATCAGATTAAATTTCAAGATATTTTAAAAGCACAAAAGGGGAAAACTACTGTAATAGAAGTTTGGGCTTCTTGGTGCGGTGATTGTGTAAAAGCGATGCCAAAACTAAAAGAACTTCAATCCAGCAATCCAAACGTTTCCTATGTATTTCTTTCTATGGATAAAACCGCTGATAAATGGAAGCAAGGCATCGAAAAACACGAATTAAAAGGATTGCATTTTATGGCAAACGATGGTATGAAGGGAGCATTTGGAACTGCAATAGACTTAGATTGGATTCCAAGATACATCATCATTGACAAAACCGGAAAAATCGGTGTTTACAGAGCAATAGAAACTGACTTTGCACAAATTAATGAAACTCTAAAAAAACTGCAATAA
- the tpiA gene encoding triose-phosphate isomerase yields MRKKIVAGNWKMHKNAAQTKELLNELLTQIPAETAAQVIVAPTFINLASAVDNLTHSNIAVAAQNLHQAESGAFTGEISADMIKSIGVNTVILGHSERRAIFHETDAIIASKVNTALKHDLTVIFCFGEELKDRQSGNHFNIVENQLKDGLFHIETKDWEKIVLAYEPVWAIGTGETASPEQAQDMHEFIRETVRKAFGSDIAEDVTILYGGSVKPDNAKEIFSKPDVDGGLIGGAALNAKDFITIVTSI; encoded by the coding sequence ATGAGAAAGAAGATTGTTGCAGGAAACTGGAAAATGCATAAAAATGCTGCACAAACAAAAGAATTATTAAACGAATTATTAACGCAAATTCCAGCTGAGACTGCCGCACAAGTAATTGTTGCACCAACGTTTATAAACTTAGCTTCAGCAGTAGATAATTTAACACACTCCAATATAGCAGTTGCTGCGCAAAATTTACACCAAGCAGAAAGCGGTGCTTTTACAGGCGAAATATCTGCAGATATGATTAAAAGCATAGGTGTTAACACCGTGATTTTGGGTCACTCTGAACGCAGAGCGATTTTTCACGAAACTGATGCTATTATCGCAAGCAAAGTAAATACAGCTTTGAAACATGATTTGACAGTAATTTTCTGTTTCGGAGAAGAATTAAAAGACCGTCAGTCTGGAAACCATTTCAATATCGTTGAAAACCAATTGAAAGACGGCTTATTTCATATTGAAACTAAAGACTGGGAAAAAATCGTATTGGCTTATGAGCCGGTTTGGGCTATTGGAACTGGAGAAACTGCTTCGCCGGAACAAGCGCAGGACATGCATGAATTCATCAGAGAAACTGTTCGCAAAGCCTTTGGAAGCGACATCGCCGAAGATGTAACTATCCTTTACGGAGGCAGTGTGAAACCAGATAATGCTAAAGAAATCTTCTCTAAACCAGACGTAGACGGTGGTCTTATTGGCGGAGCTGCTCTGAATGCAAAAGATTTCATTACAATTGTAACGTCAATCTAA
- a CDS encoding sulfite exporter TauE/SafE family protein: MKWHNAYNKVDFSTFAKKKIIDSFMDLQAGLIVAGLLVGFIVGMTGVGGGSLMTPILLWFGIPPSTAVGTDLLYAAITKSGGVLVHNKKKNINWTITGWLSLGSVPAALLTLWILHTLNADTTALNNVIKYSLGWALVFTSVAILFKKKLLVLSQKHAGDKFHSESKTQNLLTVAIGVMLGATVTLTSIGAGALGTVTLFFLYPLLPTPRLVGTEIAHAVPLTLVAGLGHASMGNIDLTILGQLLLGSLPGIYIGSMLSGKLPDLLLRNAIAIMLFFVGFKLIS, from the coding sequence ATGAAGTGGCATAATGCCTATAATAAAGTAGATTTCTCTACTTTTGCAAAAAAAAAAATCATAGACTCTTTTATGGATTTACAAGCAGGTTTAATTGTTGCAGGATTATTAGTTGGTTTTATTGTTGGTATGACAGGAGTTGGAGGAGGATCTTTAATGACTCCTATTTTATTGTGGTTTGGCATTCCGCCATCTACAGCAGTTGGAACTGATTTATTGTACGCAGCGATTACTAAATCTGGAGGTGTTTTAGTGCATAATAAAAAAAAGAATATCAATTGGACAATAACAGGCTGGCTTTCGCTTGGAAGTGTGCCTGCTGCTTTATTAACTTTATGGATTCTTCATACTTTAAACGCCGATACAACAGCTTTAAATAATGTTATAAAGTATAGTTTAGGCTGGGCATTAGTTTTTACTTCAGTTGCAATTCTGTTCAAAAAGAAGCTGTTGGTTTTATCTCAAAAACATGCCGGCGATAAATTTCATAGTGAAAGCAAAACCCAAAATTTATTGACGGTTGCGATTGGTGTTATGCTGGGAGCAACAGTGACGCTTACCTCAATTGGTGCTGGAGCACTAGGAACAGTAACCTTATTTTTCTTATACCCGCTTTTGCCAACACCTCGTTTGGTTGGTACCGAAATTGCTCACGCAGTCCCATTAACGCTTGTTGCAGGATTAGGACACGCATCGATGGGAAATATAGATTTGACAATTTTAGGACAATTATTGTTAGGATCACTTCCTGGAATTTACATTGGCAGTATGCTAAGCGGGAAGCTTCCAGATTTGTTGCTTAGAAATGCAATTGCTATAATGCTGTTTTTTGTTGGATTTAAGCTGATTAGTTGA
- a CDS encoding 2-dehydro-3-deoxyphosphooctonate aldolase: MKKIILFITLALLMTSCGSIKSSIKNVDNSAPFPVVKNNAFVITAYSKDKKYGYNKDYPINIFYGDTKNDTINQRYFLNALAGPKGEKITFTKLENCCPFPTKTSDMGAGFLDVYELKWKGLKTPIILYLNIYERGQLMVPVGLSLKKL, translated from the coding sequence ATGAAAAAAATAATCTTATTCATTACCTTAGCCCTGCTTATGACTTCTTGCGGAAGCATTAAATCTTCAATAAAAAATGTAGACAATTCTGCACCATTTCCTGTTGTAAAAAACAATGCATTTGTAATTACGGCCTACAGCAAAGACAAAAAATATGGCTATAATAAAGATTACCCTATCAACATCTTTTATGGAGACACAAAGAATGACACAATCAACCAGCGATATTTCCTGAATGCTTTGGCGGGACCAAAGGGAGAAAAAATAACTTTTACCAAATTAGAAAACTGCTGCCCGTTTCCAACTAAAACAAGTGACATGGGAGCCGGTTTTCTTGATGTATATGAGTTAAAATGGAAAGGCTTAAAAACTCCGATTATTTTGTATCTGAACATTTATGAAAGAGGTCAGCTGATGGTTCCAGTAGGTCTTAGTCTGAAAAAATTATAA
- the rlmH gene encoding 23S rRNA (pseudouridine(1915)-N(3))-methyltransferase RlmH, which produces MNIKLIAIGKTDNKSLQTLIDDYTKRLSFYIKFDLEIIPDIKNVKNLSESQQKEKEGELILSKITPTDQLILLDENGKTFSSVAFSSELQKKMNSGVKTLVFVIGGPYGFSETVYAKANGKISLSLMTFSHQMVRLFFIEQLYRGFTILRNEPYHHQ; this is translated from the coding sequence ATGAATATAAAGCTTATCGCAATCGGAAAAACCGACAATAAATCACTGCAAACCTTAATTGATGATTATACCAAGCGCTTGTCTTTTTATATCAAATTTGATTTGGAAATTATACCAGACATTAAAAACGTAAAAAACTTATCTGAGAGTCAGCAGAAAGAAAAAGAAGGGGAACTTATTTTATCTAAAATAACTCCCACGGATCAGCTCATTTTATTAGACGAAAACGGAAAGACTTTTTCGAGCGTTGCTTTTTCATCTGAATTGCAAAAGAAAATGAACTCGGGTGTTAAAACATTAGTATTTGTAATTGGTGGTCCTTATGGTTTTTCGGAAACGGTTTATGCCAAAGCAAATGGTAAAATATCGCTTTCACTAATGACTTTTTCACATCAGATGGTACGTTTATTTTTTATCGAACAATTGTATAGAGGGTTCACTATTTTAAGAAATGAGCCTTATCATCATCAATAG
- a CDS encoding CHRD domain-containing protein, translated as MKSLLGFTAVLFLFFIGVSCSNSDDNPSPTPTPVIVDFTASLTPVAGTGSMAYGNAALKFNQTAKTFEITVTFTGITPTHGHIHGADGAIVFPFPDANVSTSPIILSFSINDAQITELMANHYYVNLHTTAFPGGEISGTLIKIGSSGGGGGGGY; from the coding sequence ATGAAATCTTTACTTGGTTTTACAGCAGTTTTATTTTTGTTTTTTATTGGAGTTTCTTGTTCCAATAGTGATGACAATCCCTCTCCAACTCCAACTCCTGTCATTGTAGATTTTACAGCTAGCTTAACACCTGTAGCTGGCACCGGTTCAATGGCTTATGGCAACGCAGCGCTAAAGTTTAACCAGACAGCCAAAACATTTGAAATTACCGTAACCTTTACAGGAATAACGCCAACACACGGTCATATACATGGTGCCGACGGCGCGATAGTATTTCCTTTTCCTGATGCAAATGTTTCAACCTCTCCAATAATCTTGTCTTTTTCCATAAATGATGCTCAAATTACAGAACTTATGGCTAATCATTATTATGTAAACTTACATACTACGGCTTTTCCTGGAGGAGAAATAAGCGGAACACTTATCAAAATCGGTTCCTCTGGAGGCGGTGGAGGCGGAGGTTATTGA
- a CDS encoding YiiX family permuted papain-like enzyme: protein MKKTKYLFAIITFLMSFGCALFIANSMFGNILFGKRPENLLDKIQEGDMIFQTSESKQCEAVRIATNSKFSLCGIVFIEKGKKYVFEAVQPVKYTPLEAWITHGKENHFVVTRLKNASTILNAETLQKMKAYGKSLNNKDYDLYFEWSDDKIYCSELIWKIYKNGAGIELCPLQKLKDFNLKDIRVQAILAERYGTKTPLEENVVAPSNLEQSKIVTTIIDTY from the coding sequence ATGAAAAAAACGAAATATCTTTTTGCGATAATCACCTTTCTGATGAGTTTTGGCTGTGCTTTGTTCATTGCCAATTCCATGTTTGGAAATATTCTTTTTGGCAAACGTCCTGAAAATTTGTTAGACAAAATTCAAGAAGGCGACATGATTTTTCAGACTTCAGAATCCAAACAATGTGAAGCGGTTAGAATAGCAACCAATTCTAAGTTTTCTCTTTGTGGCATTGTTTTTATTGAGAAAGGGAAAAAGTATGTTTTTGAAGCGGTACAGCCTGTAAAATATACTCCTCTCGAAGCTTGGATTACCCACGGAAAAGAAAATCATTTTGTAGTAACTCGATTAAAAAATGCGTCAACTATACTCAATGCTGAAACACTGCAAAAAATGAAAGCCTATGGAAAATCATTAAACAACAAAGATTATGACCTCTATTTTGAATGGTCTGATGATAAAATATATTGCTCAGAATTGATCTGGAAAATATACAAAAACGGAGCTGGAATCGAATTGTGTCCATTACAAAAATTGAAAGATTTTAATTTAAAAGACATTCGGGTTCAAGCAATATTAGCAGAAAGATATGGTACCAAAACTCCGCTAGAGGAAAATGTTGTAGCGCCATCAAACCTAGAACAATCCAAAATAGTAACCACGATAATAGATACTTACTAA
- a CDS encoding ATP-dependent Clp protease adaptor ClpS, translated as MSTIEKVKEKRREQEVTSINSEIIVYNDDVNTFDHVIKTLVRVCGHTPIQAEQCSLIVHFNGKCTVKTGEYDKLKIQCTGLLEAGLSAEII; from the coding sequence ATGAGTACAATAGAAAAAGTAAAAGAAAAAAGAAGAGAGCAGGAAGTTACTTCTATAAACAGCGAAATCATAGTATACAATGACGATGTAAATACTTTTGACCATGTTATTAAAACTTTAGTTCGTGTTTGCGGCCACACTCCTATTCAAGCAGAACAATGTTCACTTATAGTCCATTTTAACGGAAAATGTACTGTAAAAACTGGCGAATATGATAAATTAAAAATACAATGCACCGGATTATTAGAAGCAGGTTTGAGTGCTGAAATAATCTAA
- the kdsA gene encoding 3-deoxy-8-phosphooctulonate synthase, translated as MNIQNIPQIKHTESGNFFLLAGPCAIEGEEMAMRIAERLVGITDKLQIPYVFKGSFKKANRSRIDSFSGIGDEKALKILEKVSKTFGVPTVTDIHTNEDAVMAAEYVDVLQIPAFLVRQTDLVVAAANTGKVVNLKKGQFMSPESMKHAVQKVLDCNNQNVMVTDRGTMFGYQDMIVDYRGIPTMQQYASTILDVTHSLQQPNQTAGVTGGRPDMIETVAKAGIAVGVDGIFIETHFDPANAKSDGANMLHLDYFEPLMNKLVAIRKTINQF; from the coding sequence ATGAACATACAAAATATACCTCAAATCAAACATACTGAGAGCGGTAACTTCTTTTTGCTTGCTGGTCCATGTGCTATAGAAGGTGAAGAAATGGCAATGCGAATCGCCGAACGATTGGTTGGCATTACTGATAAATTACAAATTCCTTATGTTTTCAAAGGATCTTTTAAGAAAGCGAACCGTTCCAGAATTGACAGTTTCTCTGGAATTGGTGATGAAAAAGCACTTAAAATACTTGAAAAAGTATCCAAAACTTTTGGTGTGCCAACTGTAACCGATATTCATACTAACGAAGATGCTGTTATGGCTGCAGAATATGTAGATGTTTTGCAAATTCCTGCATTTCTTGTTCGTCAAACTGATTTAGTTGTGGCTGCTGCCAATACCGGAAAAGTAGTAAACTTGAAAAAAGGGCAATTTATGAGTCCTGAAAGCATGAAACATGCTGTACAAAAAGTATTGGACTGCAACAATCAAAATGTAATGGTTACAGACCGCGGGACTATGTTTGGTTACCAAGATATGATTGTTGATTACCGCGGTATTCCAACTATGCAGCAATACGCCAGCACAATTCTGGATGTAACGCACTCTTTACAACAGCCAAATCAAACTGCAGGAGTTACCGGGGGAAGACCTGATATGATTGAAACCGTTGCCAAAGCCGGTATCGCTGTTGGCGTAGATGGTATTTTTATCGAAACTCATTTTGACCCAGCTAATGCTAAAAGTGATGGTGCTAATATGTTACACCTAGATTACTTTGAACCATTGATGAATAAATTGGTTGCCATTAGAAAAACCATAAACCAATTCTAA
- a CDS encoding BT_3928 family protein — translation MKNIITQFSRIFVGVLFIISGLIKLNDPIGFSYKLAEYFSEPVFNMPFFVPFSLTIALFIVILEVVLGVMLLIGFKSKLTIWLLLLLIIKFTFLTFYSAYFDVVKDCGCFGDALHLTPWQSFTKDVILLVFILVLFINMKLVKPLFSNKIQNSLAILSVILCGFMGYWVINHLPLKDFRAYKVGNNIQKGMEIPEGAPKSVVEMIFIYKVNGVDKEFTEKDLANIPAGATFVDRKDKVITEGYVPPIHDFVMEKDGSDYKEELLQEPKLLMIVAYDLALANTDGLSKAELINKKAAAKGYKVIGMTASPPEEIAKIKKQYGITFDFYFCDAIPLKTIERANPSFVILEKGTVKQKVHYNDTEDLVF, via the coding sequence ATGAAAAACATCATCACCCAATTCTCCCGAATTTTTGTTGGAGTCTTGTTCATAATCTCAGGATTAATAAAACTAAATGACCCGATTGGTTTCTCCTACAAACTTGCTGAATACTTTAGTGAACCAGTTTTCAACATGCCGTTTTTTGTACCGTTTTCATTGACTATAGCCTTATTTATAGTAATCTTAGAAGTGGTTTTGGGCGTAATGCTGCTCATTGGTTTCAAATCAAAATTAACGATCTGGCTGTTATTGCTTTTGATTATTAAATTCACTTTCCTGACTTTTTATTCTGCTTACTTTGATGTGGTAAAAGATTGCGGCTGTTTTGGCGATGCATTACATCTTACACCTTGGCAATCGTTTACAAAAGATGTCATTTTATTAGTTTTTATATTGGTTTTATTTATCAATATGAAATTAGTAAAACCTTTATTCAGTAATAAAATCCAAAATAGTCTTGCTATACTATCCGTTATTTTATGCGGATTTATGGGCTACTGGGTCATAAATCACCTGCCTCTAAAAGATTTTCGCGCATACAAAGTGGGTAATAATATCCAGAAAGGAATGGAAATTCCAGAAGGCGCACCAAAATCGGTAGTCGAAATGATTTTCATTTACAAAGTAAACGGTGTTGACAAAGAATTTACAGAGAAAGATTTGGCAAATATCCCTGCCGGTGCCACTTTTGTAGACCGAAAAGACAAGGTAATCACCGAAGGCTACGTTCCTCCTATCCATGATTTTGTAATGGAAAAAGACGGATCTGATTATAAGGAAGAGCTTCTGCAGGAACCTAAATTATTAATGATTGTCGCCTATGATTTGGCTCTAGCCAATACTGACGGACTTTCTAAAGCAGAGCTTATCAATAAAAAAGCTGCTGCAAAAGGATACAAAGTAATTGGAATGACAGCTTCACCTCCAGAAGAAATTGCAAAAATCAAAAAACAATATGGAATCACTTTTGATTTTTATTTCTGTGATGCTATTCCTTTAAAAACAATCGAAAGAGCCAATCCAAGTTTTGTTATTCTTGAAAAAGGAACCGTAAAACAAAAAGTCCATTATAACGACACCGAAGATTTAGTATTCTAA
- the prmA gene encoding 50S ribosomal protein L11 methyltransferase has translation MSNIYIGYHFTIEPKELGSEILIAELGEKAFESFTETETGISAFVQKNLWDEMILDDIQILHSEEFKIDYSYEEIEQVNWNEEWEKNFEPIDVEGNCHVRAPFHPKTDAEYDIVIEPKMSFGTGHHETTHMMIQHLLEIDVMGMKTLDMGCGTAILAILAEMKGAQPIDAIDIDNWCYLNSIENAERNNCRHITVYEGDAALLKDKKYDLIIANINRNILLNDMQSYVDSLNPKGTILFSGFYEEDIPYIDSSCTEKGLTYIKKFQKNNWVSLKYVN, from the coding sequence ATGTCAAACATTTATATAGGATATCATTTTACCATAGAACCTAAAGAACTGGGATCGGAGATATTAATCGCAGAATTAGGAGAAAAAGCATTTGAAAGCTTTACCGAAACCGAAACTGGAATTTCGGCCTTCGTACAAAAAAATCTTTGGGATGAAATGATACTGGATGACATTCAAATACTGCATTCAGAAGAATTTAAAATCGATTATAGCTACGAAGAAATTGAGCAGGTAAATTGGAACGAAGAATGGGAAAAAAACTTTGAACCTATTGATGTTGAAGGAAACTGCCATGTTCGAGCACCTTTTCACCCAAAAACTGATGCCGAATATGACATTGTAATTGAACCCAAAATGAGTTTTGGGACTGGTCACCACGAGACTACGCACATGATGATTCAGCATTTGCTGGAAATAGACGTTATGGGAATGAAAACATTAGATATGGGCTGCGGAACAGCGATTTTGGCAATACTTGCCGAAATGAAAGGAGCTCAGCCTATTGATGCCATCGATATTGACAACTGGTGTTATTTGAACTCTATCGAAAATGCCGAGCGCAATAATTGCAGACATATAACCGTTTATGAAGGAGATGCTGCCTTATTGAAAGACAAAAAATATGATTTAATCATAGCTAACATAAACAGAAATATTTTGCTGAATGACATGCAAAGCTATGTTGACAGTTTGAACCCAAAGGGAACTATATTATTTAGCGGTTTCTACGAAGAAGACATTCCTTATATTGATTCTTCCTGCACAGAAAAAGGACTGACTTATATAAAAAAGTTCCAAAAAAATAACTGGGTATCATTAAAATACGTAAATTAG
- a CDS encoding DUF6691 family protein — MNVLKYFLVGFFFGIVLTKSEAVSWYRIYEMFHFQSFHMYGIIGVAVMTGILGIQIIKRKNIKDIKGLPIEIQEKEKGTARYLIGGISFGLGWALVGSCPGPIFILIGAGFLPVIIVLIGALIGTIIYGALKSKLPH, encoded by the coding sequence ATGAACGTATTAAAATATTTTTTGGTAGGTTTCTTTTTTGGAATCGTGTTAACCAAGTCAGAAGCGGTTTCGTGGTACCGTATTTATGAAATGTTTCATTTCCAATCTTTCCACATGTACGGAATCATAGGAGTTGCTGTTATGACTGGAATCTTAGGAATCCAAATTATAAAAAGAAAAAACATCAAAGATATCAAAGGTTTACCTATTGAAATTCAGGAAAAAGAAAAAGGTACTGCCAGATATTTAATTGGAGGGATTTCGTTTGGTTTAGGCTGGGCATTGGTGGGTTCTTGTCCCGGACCAATTTTTATATTGATAGGTGCAGGATTTTTGCCTGTAATTATTGTGCTTATTGGAGCATTGATTGGAACTATTATCTATGGCGCTTTAAAAAGTAAATTGCCTCACTAG
- a CDS encoding DUF1801 domain-containing protein, which translates to MKLTDEYIYRQPEKYQAILLHLISVFEQQIPELVLLFKWGIPYFYYNKRPFCYLAPNHKKGFVDAGFARGFELRGNQECLIGEKRNTVKSLRYYNLEDIDNAVLIDVISEAVTLYK; encoded by the coding sequence ATGAAGCTAACAGACGAATATATCTACCGCCAACCCGAAAAGTATCAAGCAATACTACTGCATTTGATTAGCGTATTTGAACAGCAAATTCCTGAATTAGTATTGCTTTTTAAATGGGGAATACCTTATTTCTATTACAATAAAAGACCATTTTGTTATTTGGCGCCCAATCACAAAAAAGGCTTTGTCGATGCTGGTTTTGCTAGAGGATTTGAACTGAGAGGAAACCAAGAGTGTCTTATTGGCGAAAAAAGGAATACTGTAAAATCATTGCGCTACTATAATTTAGAGGATATTGATAATGCTGTTCTGATTGATGTGATAAGCGAAGCTGTTACTTTGTATAAATAA
- a CDS encoding YeeE/YedE family protein: MNAIFQTWPWYVSGFLIGMVMLTLIYFGKNFGMSTNLQSLCSMTGLGKRIAYFDFDWKANRWNFVVVLGAMAGGFVAMHFMSDPSNVSINPQTIVQLSQLGIDAPDGQLMPKALFGEQIWQSPKSILILLGGGILIGFGTRYAGGCTSGHAISGLSNLQLPSLKAVIGFFIGGLIMAHFLLPLLF; encoded by the coding sequence ATGAACGCAATTTTTCAAACATGGCCTTGGTATGTTTCGGGCTTTTTAATAGGAATGGTGATGCTCACACTAATCTATTTTGGAAAGAATTTTGGTATGTCTACCAATCTTCAATCGTTGTGTTCCATGACCGGGTTAGGAAAGCGTATTGCTTATTTTGATTTTGACTGGAAAGCAAACAGATGGAATTTTGTTGTAGTTCTTGGTGCTATGGCGGGAGGTTTTGTTGCCATGCATTTTATGAGTGATCCTTCTAATGTTTCAATTAACCCGCAGACAATTGTGCAGCTTTCCCAACTGGGAATTGATGCTCCTGATGGTCAGTTAATGCCAAAAGCTTTATTTGGAGAACAGATTTGGCAATCTCCCAAAAGTATTCTGATACTTCTTGGTGGCGGAATTTTGATTGGTTTTGGAACACGTTATGCTGGAGGATGTACTTCTGGACATGCAATTTCGGGATTGAGTAATCTGCAGTTGCCTTCTTTGAAAGCGGTAATTGGTTTCTTCATCGGCGGATTGATTATGGCTCATTTTTTATTACCCTTATTATTTTAG
- the folP gene encoding dihydropteroate synthase: MNCKGQLIDLSAPKVMGILNITPNSFFDGGKYKNESELLERVQKMLNEGAAFIDVGAYSSKPNAEFVSEEEEISRIVPVVNLLQKHFPEIILSIDTFRAEVARICIENGAAIINDISAGKLDEKMLETIAKYQVPYIMMHMKGTPKTMQTFTQYDDIVKEMLFYFSERIAVARTHGINDIIVDPGFGFAKTLEQNYTVMKKMELFQMLELPLLVGISRKSMIYKTLETNAESALNGTTFLNTIALTKGAKILRVHDVKEAVECVTLFNKLN, encoded by the coding sequence ATGAATTGTAAAGGACAACTCATCGATTTATCTGCACCAAAAGTAATGGGGATTTTGAATATTACGCCCAATTCTTTTTTTGACGGAGGAAAATATAAAAATGAAAGTGAACTTTTGGAAAGGGTTCAAAAAATGCTCAATGAAGGAGCTGCTTTTATTGATGTTGGAGCATATTCAAGCAAACCGAATGCCGAGTTCGTTTCGGAGGAAGAGGAAATATCGAGAATTGTTCCTGTCGTGAATCTGCTTCAAAAACATTTTCCGGAGATTATATTGTCAATTGATACTTTTCGTGCTGAAGTTGCAAGGATTTGTATTGAAAACGGCGCTGCAATAATCAATGATATTTCGGCTGGAAAATTAGATGAGAAAATGCTGGAAACCATTGCGAAATATCAGGTTCCCTATATCATGATGCACATGAAAGGAACACCGAAAACGATGCAGACTTTTACTCAGTATGATGATATTGTCAAAGAGATGCTGTTCTATTTTTCGGAACGAATTGCTGTTGCGAGAACTCATGGAATAAATGACATAATTGTGGATCCAGGCTTTGGCTTTGCTAAAACATTGGAACAAAATTATACCGTAATGAAAAAAATGGAATTGTTTCAAATGCTTGAATTACCTTTACTGGTTGGAATTTCTAGAAAATCTATGATTTATAAAACATTGGAAACAAACGCCGAATCGGCATTAAACGGAACAACTTTCCTGAATACAATCGCTTTGACCAAAGGAGCAAAAATACTTCGTGTTCATGATGTGAAAGAAGCAGTTGAGTGTGTTACTTTATTTAATAAATTGAATTAA
- a CDS encoding DUF1599 domain-containing protein yields the protein MKNTSQEYDKVIAICRTLFINKMKDYGSAWRILRLPSLTDQIFIKAQRIRSLQENEIRKVDEDETGEFIGIINYSIMALIQLELGVVDQPDLETERATQLYDAKVALTKELMENKNHDYGEAWREMRISSLTDLILQKLLRVKQIEDNKGKTIVSEGIDANYQDMINYSIFALILMKKK from the coding sequence ATGAAGAATACTTCACAAGAATATGACAAGGTGATTGCCATTTGTCGCACACTTTTTATCAATAAAATGAAAGATTACGGCAGTGCTTGGCGCATTTTGAGACTTCCGTCACTAACTGATCAAATTTTTATAAAAGCACAAAGAATAAGAAGTTTACAAGAAAATGAAATTCGAAAAGTAGACGAAGATGAAACTGGTGAATTCATTGGTATTATCAATTATTCTATTATGGCCTTGATTCAATTAGAATTGGGCGTGGTCGATCAGCCTGACTTAGAAACTGAAAGAGCAACCCAATTGTATGATGCCAAAGTAGCTTTGACCAAAGAATTGATGGAAAACAAAAACCACGATTACGGAGAAGCCTGGCGCGAAATGCGCATAAGTTCATTAACCGATCTAATTTTGCAAAAATTACTGCGGGTTAAACAAATTGAAGACAATAAAGGAAAAACGATAGTATCTGAAGGAATTGATGCAAATTATCAGGATATGATTAATTATTCAATTTTTGCCTTGATTTTGATGAAGAAAAAATAA